From one Struthio camelus isolate bStrCam1 chromosome 36, bStrCam1.hap1, whole genome shotgun sequence genomic stretch:
- the LOC104139175 gene encoding zinc finger protein RFP-like isoform X1, producing MSAQGLRRSLEQEVTCPICLGDFEEPVMTACGHNFCRGCVQQERGLSGAPFPCPLCREPVRASSLRPNLQLGTVAQLVQRLALQQSGAPGQASACQAHGEALRLFCREDEALICVICREARAHRAHAVLPLEEAAQEYEEELARVAQGLREHRTELQQAQAHGAAEAAQLLGRLGRERRLVAAACEELRRALAEEEQALLGRLAELDGEVTRRREQHAAGLSARMADLSALMAELEETRRQPAARLLQDARSAMSRAKKGIAAAPRLRVSDVQESIQAFPQEKTTLQSLVGFLGLRRAAACAVDVTLDPATAHPNLILSGDRKSVRHGDRRQELPDNPERFSVCVCVLGREQFTGGRHYWEVHVEDHLDWDLGVCRESVKRKVNVKLSQENGYWAVYLRGGIYKVSTSPPATLPVTTAPERVGILLDYEAGVVSFYNLTDRSHLFTFTSSFSETLRPYFSPSIIKRWQNRAPLTICPIPTQP from the exons atGTCTgcgcaggggctgaggcgcagccTCGAGCAGGAGGTGACCTGCCCCATCTGCCTGGGGGACTTTGAGGAGCCGGTGATGACCGCCTGCGGGCACAACTTCTGCCGAGGCTGCGTGCAGCAGGAGCGGGGGCTCTCCGGGGCGCCTTTCCCGTGCCCGCTGTGCCGGGAGCCCGTGCGGGCGAGCAGCCTCCGGCCCAACCTGCAGCTGGGCACCGTGGCGCAGCTGGTGCAGCGGCTGGCGCTGCAGCAGAGCGGCGCGCCGGGGCAGGCGAGCGCGTGCCAGGCGCACGGCGAGGCCCTGCGGCTCTTCTGCCGCGAGGACGAGGCGCTCATCTGCGTGATCTGCCGGGAGGCGCGGGCTCACCGCGCGCACGCCGTGCTGCCCCTCGAGGAGGCCGCCCAGGAGTacgag GAAGAGCTCGCGAGGGTGGCGCAGGGCCTGCGGGAGCACAGGACGGAGCTGCAGCAGGCGCAGGCCCACGGGGCCGCGGAGGCCGCCCAGCTCCTG GGGCGCCTGGGGCGGGAGAggcggctggtggcggcggcgTGCGAGGAGCTGCGCCGGGCGCTGGCGGAGGAGGAGCAGGCCCTGCTGGGGCGGCTGGCCGAGCTGGACGGGGAGGTgacgcggcggcgggagcagcacGCCGCCGGCCTCAGCGCCAGGATGGCGGACCTCAGCGCCCTGATGGCCGAGCTGGAGGAGACGCGGCGGCAGCCGGCAGCCCGGCTCCTGcag GATGCCCGGAGCGCCATGAGCAG GGCCAAGAAGGGGATCGCTGCTGCACCGCGCCTGAGGGTGTCCGACGTGCAAGAGAGCATCCAAGCTTTTCCCCAGGAGAAGACGACGTTGCAGAGCCTGGTGGGATTCCTGG GCTTGAGACGAGCCGCAGCGTGCGCAG TGGACGTGACGCTGGATCCAGCCACGGCTCACCCCAACCTCATCCTGTCCGGGGACAGGAAAAGCGTCAGGCATGGAGACAGACGACAAGAGCTGCCCGACAACCCCGAGCGATTCAGCGTTTGTGTCTGCGTCCTGGGCCGTGAGCAATTCACGGGCGGGAGGCACTACTGGGAGGTGCACGTGGAAGACCATTTGGATTGGGACCTCGGGGTGTGCAGGGAGTCAGTGAAGAGGAAGGTGAACGTCAAACTCTCCCAAGAGAACGGGTACTGGGCCGTGTACTTGAGGGGGGGCATCTACAAGGTGTCAACTTCCCCCCCAGCCACTCTCCCTGTGACCACAGCGCCCGAGCGGGTGGGAATTTTGCTCGACTATGAGGCCGGCGTGGTCTCCTTTTACAACCTCACTGACAGGTCCCACCTCTTCACTTTCACCAGCAGCTTCTCGGAGACACTGCGCCCTTATTTCAGCCCTTCCATCATTAAAAGGTGGCAGAACAGAGCTCCCCTGACTATCTGCCCCATCCCGACTCAGCCCTGA
- the LOC104139175 gene encoding zinc finger protein RFP-like isoform X2 — MSAQGLRRSLEQEVTCPICLGDFEEPVMTACGHNFCRGCVQQERGLSGAPFPCPLCREPVRASSLRPNLQLGTVAQLVQRLALQQSGAPGQASACQAHGEALRLFCREDEALICVICREARAHRAHAVLPLEEAAQEYEEELARVAQGLREHRTELQQAQAHGAAEAAQLLDARSAMSRAKKGIAAAPRLRVSDVQESIQAFPQEKTTLQSLVGFLGLRRAAACAVDVTLDPATAHPNLILSGDRKSVRHGDRRQELPDNPERFSVCVCVLGREQFTGGRHYWEVHVEDHLDWDLGVCRESVKRKVNVKLSQENGYWAVYLRGGIYKVSTSPPATLPVTTAPERVGILLDYEAGVVSFYNLTDRSHLFTFTSSFSETLRPYFSPSIIKRWQNRAPLTICPIPTQP; from the exons atGTCTgcgcaggggctgaggcgcagccTCGAGCAGGAGGTGACCTGCCCCATCTGCCTGGGGGACTTTGAGGAGCCGGTGATGACCGCCTGCGGGCACAACTTCTGCCGAGGCTGCGTGCAGCAGGAGCGGGGGCTCTCCGGGGCGCCTTTCCCGTGCCCGCTGTGCCGGGAGCCCGTGCGGGCGAGCAGCCTCCGGCCCAACCTGCAGCTGGGCACCGTGGCGCAGCTGGTGCAGCGGCTGGCGCTGCAGCAGAGCGGCGCGCCGGGGCAGGCGAGCGCGTGCCAGGCGCACGGCGAGGCCCTGCGGCTCTTCTGCCGCGAGGACGAGGCGCTCATCTGCGTGATCTGCCGGGAGGCGCGGGCTCACCGCGCGCACGCCGTGCTGCCCCTCGAGGAGGCCGCCCAGGAGTacgag GAAGAGCTCGCGAGGGTGGCGCAGGGCCTGCGGGAGCACAGGACGGAGCTGCAGCAGGCGCAGGCCCACGGGGCCGCGGAGGCCGCCCAGCTCCTG GATGCCCGGAGCGCCATGAGCAG GGCCAAGAAGGGGATCGCTGCTGCACCGCGCCTGAGGGTGTCCGACGTGCAAGAGAGCATCCAAGCTTTTCCCCAGGAGAAGACGACGTTGCAGAGCCTGGTGGGATTCCTGG GCTTGAGACGAGCCGCAGCGTGCGCAG TGGACGTGACGCTGGATCCAGCCACGGCTCACCCCAACCTCATCCTGTCCGGGGACAGGAAAAGCGTCAGGCATGGAGACAGACGACAAGAGCTGCCCGACAACCCCGAGCGATTCAGCGTTTGTGTCTGCGTCCTGGGCCGTGAGCAATTCACGGGCGGGAGGCACTACTGGGAGGTGCACGTGGAAGACCATTTGGATTGGGACCTCGGGGTGTGCAGGGAGTCAGTGAAGAGGAAGGTGAACGTCAAACTCTCCCAAGAGAACGGGTACTGGGCCGTGTACTTGAGGGGGGGCATCTACAAGGTGTCAACTTCCCCCCCAGCCACTCTCCCTGTGACCACAGCGCCCGAGCGGGTGGGAATTTTGCTCGACTATGAGGCCGGCGTGGTCTCCTTTTACAACCTCACTGACAGGTCCCACCTCTTCACTTTCACCAGCAGCTTCTCGGAGACACTGCGCCCTTATTTCAGCCCTTCCATCATTAAAAGGTGGCAGAACAGAGCTCCCCTGACTATCTGCCCCATCCCGACTCAGCCCTGA
- the LOC104139174 gene encoding zinc finger protein RFP-like isoform X1: MSAQGLRRSLEQEVTCPICLGDFEEPVMTACGHNFCRGCVQQERGLSGAPFPCPLCREPVRASSLRPNLQLGTVAQLVQRLALQQSGAPGQASACQAHGEALRLFCREDEALICVICREARAHRAHAVLPLEEAAQEYEEELARVAQGLREHRTELQQAQAHGAAEAAQLLGRLGRERRLVVAACEELRRALAEEEQALLGRLAELDGEVTRRREQHAAGLSARMADLSALMAELEETRRQPAARLLQDARSAVSRAKKGIAAAPCLRVSDVQESIQAFPQEKTTLQSLVGFLGLRRAAACAVDVTLDPATAHPNLILSGDRKSVRHGDRRQELPDNPERFSVCVCVLGREQFTGGRHYWEVHVEDNVEWDLGVCRESVKRKVNVKLSQENGYWAVCLRGGIYKVSTSPPATLPVTTAPERVGILLDYEAGVVSFYNLTDRSHLFTFTSSFSETLRPYFSPSVNKGGQNRAPLTICLVPTQP, translated from the exons atGTCTgcgcaggggctgaggcgcagccTCGAGCAGGAGGTGACCTGCCCCATCTGCCTGGGGGACTTTGAGGAGCCGGTGATGACCGCCTGCGGGCACAACTTCTGCCGAGGCTGCGTGCAGCAGGAGCGGGGGCTCTCCGGGGCGCCTTTCCCGTGCCCGCTGTGCCGGGAGCCCGTGCGGGCGAGCAGCCTCCGGCCCAACCTGCAGCTGGGCACCGTGGCGCAGCTGGTGCAGCGGCTGGCGCTGCAGCAGAGCGGCGCGCCGGGGCAGGCGAGCGCGTGCCAGGCGCACGGCGAGGCCCTGCGGCTCTTCTGCCGCGAGGACGAGGCGCTCATCTGCGTGATCTGCCGGGAGGCGCGGGCTCACCGCGCGCACGCCGTGCTGCCCCTCGAGGAGGCCGCCCAGGAGTacgag GAAGAGCTTGCGAGGGTGGCGCAGGGCCTGCGGGAGCACAGGACGGAGCTGCAGCAGGCGCAGGCCCACGGGGCCGCGGAGGCCGCCCAGCTCCTG GGGCGCCTGGGGCGGGAGAGACGGCTGGTGGTGGCGGCGTGCGAGGAGCTGCGCCGGGCGCTGGCGGAGGAGGAGCAGGCCCTGCTGGGGCGGCTGGCCGAGCTGGACGGGGAGGTgacgcggcggcgggagcagcacGCCGCCGGCCTCAGCGCCAGGATGGCGGACCTCAGCGCCCTGATGGCCGAGCTGGAGGAGACGCGGCGGCAGCCGGCAGCCCGGCTCCTGcag GATGCCCGGAGCGCCGTGAGCAG GGCCAAGAAGGGGATCGCTGCTGCGCCGTGCCTGAGGGTGTCCGACGTGCAAGAGAGCATCCAAGCTTTTCCCCAGGAGAAGACGACGTTGCAGAGCCTGGTGGGATTCCTGG GCTTGAGACGAGCCGCAGCGTGCGCAG TGGACGTGACGCTGGATCCAGCCACGGCTCACCCCAACCTCATCCTGTCCGGGGACAGGAAAAGCGTCAGGCATGGAGACAGACGACAAGAGCTGCCCGACAACCCCGAGCGATTCAGCGTTTGTGTCTGCGTCCTGGGCCGTGAGCAATTCACGGGCGGGAGGCACTACTGGGAGGTGCACGTGGAAGACAATGTGGAGTGGGACCTCGGGGTGTGCAGGGAGTCAGTGAAGAGGAAGGTGAACGTCAAACTCTCCCAAGAGAACGGGTACTGGGCCGTGTGCCTGAGGGGGGGCATCTACAAGGTGTCAACTTCCCCCCCAGCCACTCTCCCTGTGACCACAGCGCCCGAGCGGGTGGGAATTTTGCTCGACTATGAGGCCGGCGTGGTCTCCTTTTACAACCTCACTGACAGGTCCCACCTCTTCACTTTCACCAGCAGCTTCTCGGAGACACTGCGCCCTTATTTCAGCCCTTCTGTCAATAAGGGGGGGCAGAACAGAGCTCCCCTGACCATCTGCCTCGTCCCGACTCAGCCCTGA
- the LOC104139174 gene encoding zinc finger protein RFP-like isoform X2, with protein sequence MSAQGLRRSLEQEVTCPICLGDFEEPVMTACGHNFCRGCVQQERGLSGAPFPCPLCREPVRASSLRPNLQLGTVAQLVQRLALQQSGAPGQASACQAHGEALRLFCREDEALICVICREARAHRAHAVLPLEEAAQEYEEELARVAQGLREHRTELQQAQAHGAAEAAQLLDARSAVSRAKKGIAAAPCLRVSDVQESIQAFPQEKTTLQSLVGFLGLRRAAACAVDVTLDPATAHPNLILSGDRKSVRHGDRRQELPDNPERFSVCVCVLGREQFTGGRHYWEVHVEDNVEWDLGVCRESVKRKVNVKLSQENGYWAVCLRGGIYKVSTSPPATLPVTTAPERVGILLDYEAGVVSFYNLTDRSHLFTFTSSFSETLRPYFSPSVNKGGQNRAPLTICLVPTQP encoded by the exons atGTCTgcgcaggggctgaggcgcagccTCGAGCAGGAGGTGACCTGCCCCATCTGCCTGGGGGACTTTGAGGAGCCGGTGATGACCGCCTGCGGGCACAACTTCTGCCGAGGCTGCGTGCAGCAGGAGCGGGGGCTCTCCGGGGCGCCTTTCCCGTGCCCGCTGTGCCGGGAGCCCGTGCGGGCGAGCAGCCTCCGGCCCAACCTGCAGCTGGGCACCGTGGCGCAGCTGGTGCAGCGGCTGGCGCTGCAGCAGAGCGGCGCGCCGGGGCAGGCGAGCGCGTGCCAGGCGCACGGCGAGGCCCTGCGGCTCTTCTGCCGCGAGGACGAGGCGCTCATCTGCGTGATCTGCCGGGAGGCGCGGGCTCACCGCGCGCACGCCGTGCTGCCCCTCGAGGAGGCCGCCCAGGAGTacgag GAAGAGCTTGCGAGGGTGGCGCAGGGCCTGCGGGAGCACAGGACGGAGCTGCAGCAGGCGCAGGCCCACGGGGCCGCGGAGGCCGCCCAGCTCCTG GATGCCCGGAGCGCCGTGAGCAG GGCCAAGAAGGGGATCGCTGCTGCGCCGTGCCTGAGGGTGTCCGACGTGCAAGAGAGCATCCAAGCTTTTCCCCAGGAGAAGACGACGTTGCAGAGCCTGGTGGGATTCCTGG GCTTGAGACGAGCCGCAGCGTGCGCAG TGGACGTGACGCTGGATCCAGCCACGGCTCACCCCAACCTCATCCTGTCCGGGGACAGGAAAAGCGTCAGGCATGGAGACAGACGACAAGAGCTGCCCGACAACCCCGAGCGATTCAGCGTTTGTGTCTGCGTCCTGGGCCGTGAGCAATTCACGGGCGGGAGGCACTACTGGGAGGTGCACGTGGAAGACAATGTGGAGTGGGACCTCGGGGTGTGCAGGGAGTCAGTGAAGAGGAAGGTGAACGTCAAACTCTCCCAAGAGAACGGGTACTGGGCCGTGTGCCTGAGGGGGGGCATCTACAAGGTGTCAACTTCCCCCCCAGCCACTCTCCCTGTGACCACAGCGCCCGAGCGGGTGGGAATTTTGCTCGACTATGAGGCCGGCGTGGTCTCCTTTTACAACCTCACTGACAGGTCCCACCTCTTCACTTTCACCAGCAGCTTCTCGGAGACACTGCGCCCTTATTTCAGCCCTTCTGTCAATAAGGGGGGGCAGAACAGAGCTCCCCTGACCATCTGCCTCGTCCCGACTCAGCCCTGA
- the LOC104139174 gene encoding zinc finger protein RFP-like isoform X3 gives MSAQGLRRSLEQEVTCPICLGDFEEPVMTACGHNFCRGCVQQERGLSGAPFPCPLCREPVRASSLRPNLQLGTVAQLVQRLALQQSGAPGQASACQAHGEALRLFCREDEALICVICREARAHRAHAVLPLEEAAQEYEEELARVAQGLREHRTELQQAQAHGAAEAAQLLGRLGRERRLVVAACEELRRALAEEEQALLGRLAELDGEVTRRREQHAAGLSARMADLSALMAELEETRRQPAARLLQDARSAVSRAKKGIAAAPCLRVSDVQESIQAFPQEKTTLQSLVGFLGLRRAAACAVDVTLDPATAHPNLILSGDRKSVRHGDRRQELPDNPERFSVCVCVLGREQFTGGRHYWEVHVEDNVEWDLGVCRESVKRKQLLGDTAPLFQPFCQ, from the exons atGTCTgcgcaggggctgaggcgcagccTCGAGCAGGAGGTGACCTGCCCCATCTGCCTGGGGGACTTTGAGGAGCCGGTGATGACCGCCTGCGGGCACAACTTCTGCCGAGGCTGCGTGCAGCAGGAGCGGGGGCTCTCCGGGGCGCCTTTCCCGTGCCCGCTGTGCCGGGAGCCCGTGCGGGCGAGCAGCCTCCGGCCCAACCTGCAGCTGGGCACCGTGGCGCAGCTGGTGCAGCGGCTGGCGCTGCAGCAGAGCGGCGCGCCGGGGCAGGCGAGCGCGTGCCAGGCGCACGGCGAGGCCCTGCGGCTCTTCTGCCGCGAGGACGAGGCGCTCATCTGCGTGATCTGCCGGGAGGCGCGGGCTCACCGCGCGCACGCCGTGCTGCCCCTCGAGGAGGCCGCCCAGGAGTacgag GAAGAGCTTGCGAGGGTGGCGCAGGGCCTGCGGGAGCACAGGACGGAGCTGCAGCAGGCGCAGGCCCACGGGGCCGCGGAGGCCGCCCAGCTCCTG GGGCGCCTGGGGCGGGAGAGACGGCTGGTGGTGGCGGCGTGCGAGGAGCTGCGCCGGGCGCTGGCGGAGGAGGAGCAGGCCCTGCTGGGGCGGCTGGCCGAGCTGGACGGGGAGGTgacgcggcggcgggagcagcacGCCGCCGGCCTCAGCGCCAGGATGGCGGACCTCAGCGCCCTGATGGCCGAGCTGGAGGAGACGCGGCGGCAGCCGGCAGCCCGGCTCCTGcag GATGCCCGGAGCGCCGTGAGCAG GGCCAAGAAGGGGATCGCTGCTGCGCCGTGCCTGAGGGTGTCCGACGTGCAAGAGAGCATCCAAGCTTTTCCCCAGGAGAAGACGACGTTGCAGAGCCTGGTGGGATTCCTGG GCTTGAGACGAGCCGCAGCGTGCGCAG TGGACGTGACGCTGGATCCAGCCACGGCTCACCCCAACCTCATCCTGTCCGGGGACAGGAAAAGCGTCAGGCATGGAGACAGACGACAAGAGCTGCCCGACAACCCCGAGCGATTCAGCGTTTGTGTCTGCGTCCTGGGCCGTGAGCAATTCACGGGCGGGAGGCACTACTGGGAGGTGCACGTGGAAGACAATGTGGAGTGGGACCTCGGGGTGTGCAGGGAGTCAGTGAAGAGGAAG CAGCTTCTCGGAGACACTGCGCCCTTATTTCAGCCCTTCTGTCAATAA